The Methanolobus sp. WCC4 genome includes the window TGCCTTTGTCTTGAGCTCGGCACAGCATTTGACAGTACCAACTGAAAGGGGATTCACACCTCTTTTGAGAGCATCCTCGTTCCTGTGGACCCTCAGGTCAAGGTCATGCTCCTTTGTGTAGCGGTCCCTGAACTCGTACATTTCAGGGAACTTGTATCCGGTATCAATATGCAACAGCGGGAAAGGAACCTTTTTCGGATAAAAGGCCTTTATCGTAAGATGAGCCATTACCGATGAGTCCTTACCCACCGAATACAACATAACCGGATTCTCGAATTCAGCTGCTACTTCCCTGATTATATTTATGCTTTCAGCTTCAAGTGTCTTCAGATTTGAAAGCCTATAGCATTCTTCCCCAGTGGTCATTTTGACCCTCCTTTAATTATTGTAGTCATGTTCAATGAATTTATTAATACAATCGTTTTTTCTATTCTTCACGAGGCCTGATATTTCCAGAGTGCAGGCCACATTCCTTCTTTGTTGCCTCTTCCCACCACCAGCGTCCTTCACGCTCATGCTGTCCCGGCAGGACCGGTCTGGTACATGGTTCACAGCCAATACTGACGTATCCTTTCTCATGAAGCTCATTGTAGGGGACATCATTCTCCCGGATATAATCCCATACCTGTTTCGAGCTCCAGTTAGCCAGAGGATTGAACTTTATGAGTTTGCCATCACCAAATGCCGGATCCACCTCAACTACAGGTATCTCTGCACGCGTATTGGGACTCTGGTCCTTACGCTGGCCCGTTATCCACGCAGCCCTTGTGCTCAGGGAACGCCTGAGAGGATCTACCTTCCTGACAGAACAACACTCACCATGTCCGTCCCTGTAGAATGAGAACATGCCTTTCTCTTTAACAAGTTCCTCCGTCCTTTCCCTGTTGGCAAAGAATATCTCGAGAGGGATATCATAATGCTCCCGAACCACATCGAAGAACCTGTAGGTTTCAGGATGCAGGCGCCCAGTGTCAAGAGAGAAGATACTCACATCCGGCATGATCTTTACAGCCATGTCGATGAGCACAACATCCTCTGCACCACTGAATGCAATGGTAATATCTTTTCCAAACCTGTTAAGGGCATACTCAAGGATCTCCTGAGGAGTCCGGCCCTTATAATCATCGGCTAGTTTCCCAATTTCTGTTTTTTGTTCTGGCATGTTGATTTCCATATAATATTGACTGAAAGTGTATGTTTCGACAGAGACACTGTATATACACATAAAATGGACTGCATTATAGATATACAATGCAGTTCGATCCAAGCGTATTCATTCCAGCACGAAGGTCCTGAATTCTTCAAAACCCACACGCTGTATGGTATCTCCGAAACGTTCTCCGGGAGTTGCTTCATTCCTGAAGAACTCAATGGACTTTTTAATTATACTGAAGAGTGTATCCTCATCTACGAGTTCTATAAGTTTGGTACCAAATCTTGGATATCTTCCAACCTTGCCACCGACATAGATGGTATACCCCTCTTTTGATACAGCCCATGCATTTTTAGGGCATATGAGACGGCACTGACCACAGAGGATACATTTCTCCCGGTCATATTCCAGAGTTTTGCCTTCTACCCTGATCGCGTCGGCAGGACATGCGGTCTGACAGAGCTTACAATAATTACATTTGCCCTCTATCCATTCAGGCTCAAGTCCTCCCATGACACCAAGATCGTTCTCCTGAGCTTTCATACATGATGCAGGACAGCCTGTGACACCGAATTTGAACTTGCCAGGAAGCTCCATGGCAAAATATTTCTCATCGATCTTACCTGCAATGTCCTCTGAATCGATAAGTCCCCTTGGACAGATACGATTACCCTGACATGCAACTACACCACGGACCCTTGGACCGCAGGTACCCTGATGGACACCGCGCGCTTCAAGTTCGTCAAGGAGGTCTTCTGCATCCTCGAAGGGGATGTAGGATATCTCAAGTCCCTGACGTGCGGTTATGTGGACCTCACCCCTGCCATACTTCTCTGAAGCATCGGCAAGTGCGCGAAGCTGCTCAGCGCTTAACTGGCCGCCTACAACGCGAAGGCGCATGGAAAAAAGGTCTTCCTGCTGCTTCTGGCGAAGGAAACCGCCCTGTTTAAGTCTGTCATAGTTGGTTGTCTTTTCACCCATTATTATCAATTACAGTTTTGTATGTTCCAATATATATGTGTATGATAAGGCAAATGTTGCATCTTTTTAAGATCTTGTGGTAATTTTGGCCTCATTCTTCAGCGATATATAATAACCTAACATTCAATTGACAGATGCTGTCCGATCATGTAGAATGAAAGAATGAAAAGACATGCTAAAAAGGAAAAGGAGAGAATTAAAGTGATCATAGCACTGGCTGCAATTACATCTGCAATATTTATGGGATTGAACATTGGCGGAAATAATGCAGCCGCTTCCATGGGTGCAGCATATGGCGCAAAGGCCCGTACCAAGAAGCAGGCTGTGATCCTGATAGCTATATTCTCATTTTTAGGAGCGGTTATCAGTGGCGGCGATGTTGTCAGGACACTGGGTAACGATATAGTCCCGGGGAACACAATAACACTTGTTGCTGCCATCATTGCAATAGCTGCTGCTGCACTCAGCCTGTTCATAGGTAATATATTGAAGGTACCTGTGTCAGCAAGTCAGTCAATAGTCGGATCCATCGTAGGGATAGGCATATTCTTCGGCGTACTTGATACCAGCTTGCTCACTGAGATAGTAGGATGGTGGGTAGTCACACCGGTGCTTGCCTTTACACTGGCATTCATATGCGGCAAATTCATTCATCCGAAGCTCCTTATCTGGCTCATTGACCATGAATCGGAGGCGAAGATCAGGAGTATTATTACAAAGCTCCTTACTGCTTCCGGATGTTATGTGGCATATTCTGCCGGTGCCAACAATGCTGCAAGCGCAGTGGGTCCCCTAGTAGGTGCAGGATTCTTTGATCAGACCACAGGTACGATCATTGGAGGGCTGACGCTTGGAGCCGGTGCTTTGCTTATTGGCGGAAGGATACTTCAGACAGTGGGAGACGACATTACAGAACTCTGTACCATCCGTGCCATTTTCATAGAGGGAATAGCAGCAGTTATCGTTCACGGAGCATCACATGCAGGCATACCGGTCTCACTGGGACAGATCGTACCGGCAGCTATTATAGGCATTGGATGTGCGAATGAAGGATTCAATACAGTGAAAAGCAAGACAGTAAAACGTATCGGCCTCATGTGGATCACTTCACCGATAATTGCGGGTCTTATAGCATTCGGTGCTATGAGAATTGTTTCCTGAATGGACTGATCGGTCGATAGCAATAAAGTACCATGTAGAATGGTATTTTGAATTACTTTTTTAGCATTGGACTGAACAAGAATGATATCTTGAATAGAAAATGGAGAGTCTGTAGAAATCCTGCTAATTGAAACTTTGCCCTCATAATTTTTCAATTACTGGAACATTTCAATAGTCTTCAGGATAGTAGTGAAGGAACGTGCCGCCTGCGGCGGATGGTAGTATTGTTCCTTGTTTTTCAATGATCTTTGATAGATCCATCAGAAACCCGTGGATGCAGAAGATAATAGGTTTGAATGATCGGAAGTCATGAATAACTAAGACCATCCCGGAGGGTCACAGCGAAGCCGGCACAGTCCGAAAAGGTGACTAAAATATTCTGTTGGTTTCAACTCTTTTCCCGGACACCAGTAATTAGAGATCGCGACATTTACCATAAGAATCATAGGTGCGATCACGACAGAGATGCAGGGCCACATAAGCAATTTAAACAAGAGTCCCTAAAGATCAAAAATAGAAAAAAAGGAGGTGAAATGACCCATCAAGCTTTTTCGATAAGCATCTTCCATGTACCGTTATCTTCCTGGTCGATGCCAAGTACAGTGTGGCCCTCGTTCTTCACGCTTTTTGGAACATTTGATATTGCAGATTGGGAACTGAAGATCACAGTGAGGCGTTCACCGCTTTTCAGGCTTTCCAGATGCAGTTTTGTCTTAACGAAAGTGAGGGGACATACCTCCCCTTTCAGGTCCAGTTCTATAGATTCCTTTGCCATTTTCTTTACCTTTGTCCAGTGGTTCTGTAATTATTGTATAAGGACGATTGACTGAGAAATCATATAATAGCTCAGATACAGGCAAAATAGACCCGTATTTATACTCGGTCAAGCAAAAATAACTGTGGTGCATAATTATCGTGCAATTTATCGATAGTTATATATATCATCAAGTCGTTTCACAATTGTTACTTCACAATCGTGAAAGAACAAATATCAAACATTAATATTCAAAACTAAAAAGGAGAAAATATAAAATGAGGGATCGCTTTTGTTGATGCTTACAGAGAAACAGTACAGATAACTGAGAATATCGGGGAACAAAACGACAGGGATGTCAGAAAGACGATCGAAGGACTTCCACCTTCTGCAAAACTCGTCTTTAAGGTTCTCGAATATGGCGGACTCCTTACACAAAAGGAGATAGCCGAACAAAGTTACCTGCCTCCACGTACCATCAGATATGCACTTGGCAGACTGAAGGACGAGGATTTCCTGCAGGAAAGGTTCTATTTCAAGGATGCAAGACAAAGCCTCTATGGCCTGAAGAATGTGCCGGACATTGGAAGAACTCCAATGGACGATGCTCCGAAAATAGAACAGAGGATGCTAAATATGAATGCAGAGAATTTTGAACTCGCAGTCATGTGAAGACATCCAGGCAAAAGTACCTGAACAAACACACAACTTCTTCCATAAGTGGAGATGATCTGGAACACGAGTCAAGAATGATCAGTTCCGAATCTATCTCCACTTCTCCACTCCACTTTTCTATTCCTGTAACTACAGTACATTTAACTGAGAGTTAAACTGGATCACAGACTTGCAGATAGAATTACAAAGAACAAAATATCTGCTGCATTGCTACTTATTACTATACTATTACTACATTATAGTAGCAACTCTTGAGAAAAACATGATATCGAAGAACAGATGCTGA containing:
- a CDS encoding 4Fe-4S binding protein, yielding MGEKTTNYDRLKQGGFLRQKQQEDLFSMRLRVVGGQLSAEQLRALADASEKYGRGEVHITARQGLEISYIPFEDAEDLLDELEARGVHQGTCGPRVRGVVACQGNRICPRGLIDSEDIAGKIDEKYFAMELPGKFKFGVTGCPASCMKAQENDLGVMGGLEPEWIEGKCNYCKLCQTACPADAIRVEGKTLEYDREKCILCGQCRLICPKNAWAVSKEGYTIYVGGKVGRYPRFGTKLIELVDEDTLFSIIKKSIEFFRNEATPGERFGDTIQRVGFEEFRTFVLE
- a CDS encoding sulfurtransferase TusA family protein — protein: MAKESIELDLKGEVCPLTFVKTKLHLESLKSGERLTVIFSSQSAISNVPKSVKNEGHTVLGIDQEDNGTWKMLIEKA
- a CDS encoding inorganic phosphate transporter — its product is MKRHAKKEKERIKVIIALAAITSAIFMGLNIGGNNAAASMGAAYGAKARTKKQAVILIAIFSFLGAVISGGDVVRTLGNDIVPGNTITLVAAIIAIAAAALSLFIGNILKVPVSASQSIVGSIVGIGIFFGVLDTSLLTEIVGWWVVTPVLAFTLAFICGKFIHPKLLIWLIDHESEAKIRSIITKLLTASGCYVAYSAGANNAASAVGPLVGAGFFDQTTGTIIGGLTLGAGALLIGGRILQTVGDDITELCTIRAIFIEGIAAVIVHGASHAGIPVSLGQIVPAAIIGIGCANEGFNTVKSKTVKRIGLMWITSPIIAGLIAFGAMRIVS
- a CDS encoding helix-turn-helix domain-containing protein, coding for MEGLPPSAKLVFKVLEYGGLLTQKEIAEQSYLPPRTIRYALGRLKDEDFLQERFYFKDARQSLYGLKNVPDIGRTPMDDAPKIEQRMLNMNAENFELAVM
- a CDS encoding phosphoadenylyl-sulfate reductase, whose product is MPEQKTEIGKLADDYKGRTPQEILEYALNRFGKDITIAFSGAEDVVLIDMAVKIMPDVSIFSLDTGRLHPETYRFFDVVREHYDIPLEIFFANRERTEELVKEKGMFSFYRDGHGECCSVRKVDPLRRSLSTRAAWITGQRKDQSPNTRAEIPVVEVDPAFGDGKLIKFNPLANWSSKQVWDYIRENDVPYNELHEKGYVSIGCEPCTRPVLPGQHEREGRWWWEEATKKECGLHSGNIRPREE